In the genome of Staphylococcus durrellii, one region contains:
- the cymR gene encoding cysteine metabolism transcriptional regulator CymR produces MKISTKGRYGLTLMISLAKKEGQGCVSLKSIAEENNLSDLYLEQLVGPLRNAGLIRSVRGAKGGYQLRVPAEEISAGDIIRLLEGPITFVESIESEPPAQKQLWIRMRDAVRDVLDNTTLKYLAEYKETDNLEGYMFYI; encoded by the coding sequence ATGAAAATTTCAACTAAAGGAAGATATGGGTTAACTTTAATGATTTCCTTAGCTAAAAAAGAAGGGCAAGGCTGTGTATCATTAAAGTCTATAGCCGAAGAAAATAATTTAAGTGATTTATATTTAGAACAACTTGTAGGTCCTTTAAGAAATGCAGGATTAATACGTAGTGTACGTGGTGCAAAGGGTGGTTACCAATTAAGAGTACCTGCCGAAGAAATTAGTGCCGGCGACATTATTCGTCTTTTAGAAGGTCCGATTACATTTGTAGAGAGCATTGAATCTGAACCGCCAGCTCAAAAGCAATTATGGATTAGAATGCGTGATGCGGTAAGAGATGTGCTTGATAATACTACATTAAAATATTTAGCTGAATATAAAGAAACAGATAATTTAGAAGGATACATGTTTTATATTTAA
- a CDS encoding CsbD family protein, with the protein MADENKFEQAKGNVKETVGNVTDDEKLEKEGKKDKGSGKAKEVVENAKDKANDVIDKFKK; encoded by the coding sequence ATGGCTGATGAAAATAAATTTGAACAGGCAAAAGGTAACGTTAAAGAAACAGTAGGTAATGTTACTGATGATGAAAAACTTGAAAAAGAAGGCAAGAAAGATAAAGGTTCAGGCAAAGCTAAAGAAGTCGTAGAAAATGCAAAAGATAAAGCTAACGACGTAATTGATAAATTTAAAAAATAA
- the sal gene encoding Sal family ABC-F type ribosomal protection protein: protein MSFYYAQKPFEAYGKVLVNDVDIRVEKGEHIALIGNNGVGKTSILKAIYDFYSDDAYYMEQDLTNYKKYTAMDYVISLYPEIYQVKEQMAYDLEAVSKYIELEGYEFEQKIVTQAKQFKISEEALYKQIEQLSGGEQTRIAIIRAILSQQPLLLLDEPTNHLDSEMTNDLSHFINKSTQTIIVISHHRTFINHVATHIVEVNSETTTKYEGNYDHYKEITDLTLKSQYNVYVKQQKQIKQLENNIQRIKQWHDASNAKTSVRDPIGQKKLSKLIKRAKIKETQTQHKIENETINKPMNDHLDQMKFNNGQHFSNRNLFQLHQVSYQSQHQLIFDKVDIIMKKGENVLITGPNGSGKSLLVELIKGRIKPTSGTITISPSLYIAYFDQQNNNLNYDATPMEMVMTIKDMTRSNAQTILNAFNFKHESIFDKVSHLSMGEKSRLQFVLLFFAQPHLLILDEPTNYFDIHTQELIMEMLKDFSGQVLLITHDEYLKSKFDATHWYIKDCKIINTATQPNNDVDLDSTLSLIEDFNDIDEFGHYKTDD, encoded by the coding sequence ATGTCTTTTTATTATGCCCAAAAACCATTTGAAGCATACGGTAAAGTGTTAGTTAATGACGTAGACATTAGAGTAGAAAAGGGAGAGCATATTGCTTTAATAGGTAACAATGGCGTCGGTAAAACATCTATATTAAAAGCGATATACGATTTTTATAGCGATGATGCTTATTATATGGAGCAAGATTTGACTAACTATAAAAAATATACTGCCATGGATTATGTTATTTCATTATATCCTGAAATTTATCAAGTTAAGGAGCAAATGGCATATGATTTAGAGGCTGTGTCTAAATATATAGAACTTGAAGGATATGAATTTGAGCAAAAAATAGTGACTCAAGCTAAACAATTTAAAATATCTGAAGAAGCATTATATAAGCAAATTGAACAGTTAAGTGGTGGAGAACAAACGAGAATAGCAATTATCAGGGCAATATTGTCACAACAACCACTGTTGTTATTAGATGAACCGACCAATCATTTAGACAGTGAAATGACAAATGACTTGAGTCATTTTATAAATAAATCAACACAAACTATTATAGTTATTTCGCACCATCGTACTTTTATTAATCACGTAGCAACACATATCGTCGAAGTTAATAGTGAAACAACTACTAAATATGAGGGTAATTACGATCATTATAAAGAAATTACAGATTTAACACTAAAGTCACAGTACAATGTTTATGTAAAGCAACAAAAACAAATTAAACAATTAGAAAATAATATTCAACGGATTAAACAATGGCACGATGCTTCCAATGCTAAGACAAGTGTTAGAGACCCAATTGGCCAGAAAAAATTAAGTAAACTAATTAAGCGAGCTAAAATTAAAGAAACGCAAACTCAGCATAAAATAGAAAACGAAACAATAAATAAACCTATGAATGACCATCTAGATCAAATGAAATTTAATAATGGTCAACATTTCAGTAATAGAAATCTTTTTCAATTACATCAAGTAAGTTATCAAAGTCAGCACCAACTCATTTTTGATAAGGTTGATATAATTATGAAAAAAGGCGAAAATGTCTTAATAACAGGGCCCAATGGCAGTGGTAAATCATTGTTGGTCGAATTAATAAAAGGACGTATTAAACCTACTAGCGGTACGATTACTATTTCACCGTCCCTATATATTGCATATTTTGATCAACAAAATAATAATTTGAATTATGATGCTACACCAATGGAAATGGTAATGACGATAAAAGACATGACACGCAGTAACGCCCAAACTATACTTAATGCATTTAACTTTAAACATGAAAGTATATTTGATAAAGTTAGCCATCTTTCAATGGGAGAAAAAAGTCGACTACAGTTTGTATTATTATTTTTTGCACAACCACATTTACTCATATTAGATGAACCGACTAATTATTTTGATATTCACACGCAAGAACTTATTATGGAAATGCTAAAAGATTTTAGTGGACAAGTACTGTTGATTACACATGATGAATATTTAAAAAGTAAGTTTGATGCGACGCATTGGTATATTAAAGATTGCAAAATAATAAATACAGCAACACAACCAAATAATGATGTTGATTTAGATAGCACATTATCTTTAATAGAAGATTTCAATGATATAGATGAATTTGGACATTATAAAACAGACGACTAG
- a CDS encoding LLM class flavin-dependent oxidoreductase: MTEIKLSALNLVPIREEQTDKDAIADMVKLAQNLETLNFERYWIAEHHNAPNLVSSATALLIQHTLEHTQSIKVGSGGIMLPNHAPLIVAEQFGTMATVFPNRVDLGLGRAPGTDMMTASALRRDQHNGVYEFPEEVEQLATYFGPANQQGYVRAYPAVDKNVPLYILGSSTDSAHLAARKGLPYVFAGHFAPQQMHDAMEIYKSLFEASDVLEKPYMIVCLNAIVAETDAQAEYLASTQAQVMVSITRGRMQPVQPPTDDLQGLLTPREFELAKQRMSQSLIGSEETVKQKLKSFIADNGGIDELMAISYIYDQEAQLDSYKKLHKLVGEINNEN; encoded by the coding sequence ATGACAGAAATAAAGTTATCCGCGTTAAATCTTGTTCCTATTAGAGAAGAACAGACAGATAAAGATGCTATCGCCGATATGGTTAAATTGGCACAAAATCTTGAGACATTAAATTTTGAAAGATATTGGATAGCTGAACATCATAACGCACCTAATTTAGTTAGTTCTGCCACGGCGTTGTTAATTCAACATACATTAGAACACACACAATCAATAAAAGTTGGCTCAGGTGGTATTATGTTACCTAACCACGCTCCATTAATTGTCGCTGAGCAATTTGGCACAATGGCCACAGTCTTTCCAAACCGTGTCGACCTAGGTTTAGGAAGAGCACCCGGTACTGACATGATGACTGCAAGCGCGTTACGTCGTGATCAGCATAATGGTGTATATGAATTTCCTGAAGAAGTAGAACAACTTGCGACATATTTTGGCCCTGCTAACCAGCAAGGTTATGTTCGTGCTTATCCAGCTGTAGACAAAAATGTACCACTTTATATATTAGGTTCTTCAACGGATTCGGCTCATTTAGCTGCACGTAAAGGGTTACCTTATGTATTCGCCGGCCATTTTGCACCGCAGCAAATGCATGATGCTATGGAAATATATAAATCTTTATTTGAAGCTTCGGATGTATTAGAGAAACCCTATATGATTGTTTGTCTAAATGCTATCGTTGCCGAAACTGATGCACAAGCAGAATACTTAGCCTCAACTCAAGCGCAAGTTATGGTTAGTATTACTCGTGGTAGAATGCAACCCGTACAACCACCAACTGATGATTTACAAGGACTATTAACACCAAGAGAATTTGAATTAGCTAAACAACGTATGTCACAATCCCTAATTGGTTCTGAAGAAACAGTAAAACAGAAGCTAAAATCATTTATTGCTGACAATGGGGGTATAGATGAATTAATGGCTATTAGTTATATTTATGACCAAGAAGCACAATTAGATTCATATAAAAAATTACACAAGTTAGTTGGAGAAATAAATAACGAAAATTAA